Proteins from a genomic interval of Streptomyces sp. NBC_01445:
- a CDS encoding ABC transporter permease, with translation MYDPTVARLTYRALLGRRRALILCALPVLLIAISALVRGLTGADDQIAADVLGGFALATMVPIIGVIAGTGAIGPEIDDGSVVYLLAKPIKRPTIIFTKLIVAIAVTMVFSAVPTLIAGLILNGNGQQIAVAYTIAALVASIAYAALFLLLGTITRHAVVFGLVYALVWEALFGSLVAGARTLSVQQWSLAVAHKVAGGDLITSDVGLPLATVLLAGVTVLATWYAGQKLRTLKLAGEE, from the coding sequence ATGTACGACCCCACTGTCGCCCGGCTCACCTACCGAGCCCTGCTCGGCCGCCGCCGGGCCCTCATCCTGTGTGCCCTGCCCGTCCTGCTCATCGCCATCTCCGCGCTCGTGCGCGGCCTCACCGGGGCGGACGACCAGATCGCCGCCGACGTGCTCGGCGGGTTCGCGCTCGCCACGATGGTGCCGATCATCGGCGTCATCGCGGGCACGGGCGCGATCGGCCCCGAGATCGACGACGGCTCCGTCGTCTACCTCCTGGCGAAGCCGATCAAGCGCCCGACGATCATCTTCACCAAGCTGATCGTCGCCATCGCCGTGACCATGGTGTTCTCCGCGGTCCCCACCCTCATCGCGGGCCTGATCCTGAACGGGAACGGGCAGCAGATCGCCGTCGCCTACACCATCGCGGCTCTCGTCGCCTCCATCGCGTACGCCGCGCTCTTCCTGCTCCTCGGCACGATCACGCGCCACGCGGTGGTCTTCGGCCTCGTCTACGCCCTGGTCTGGGAAGCGCTCTTCGGGTCCCTCGTGGCCGGTGCGCGCACCCTCAGCGTGCAGCAGTGGTCCCTCGCCGTGGCCCACAAGGTGGCGGGCGGCGACCTCATCACCTCGGACGTCGGCCTCCCTCTCGCCACCGTCCTGCTCGCCGGGGTCACCGTGCTCGCCACCTGGTACGCGGGCCAGAAGCTGCGCACGCTGAAGCTCGCCGGCGAGGAGTGA
- a CDS encoding SGM_3592 family protein, with protein MTAEPERERDETWEGVALDEDFIRSAETTEPSARARMLAARWRNESPEPQPWRSDEPPAGWFFSRARRRKWRKR; from the coding sequence ATGACGGCGGAGCCGGAGCGTGAGCGGGACGAGACATGGGAGGGCGTGGCCCTCGACGAGGACTTCATACGGTCCGCCGAGACCACGGAGCCGTCCGCGCGGGCCCGCATGCTCGCCGCACGCTGGCGGAACGAGTCCCCGGAGCCCCAGCCGTGGCGCTCCGACGAGCCGCCCGCGGGCTGGTTCTTCAGCCGCGCCCGCCGCCGCAAGTGGCGCAAGCGCTAG